One segment of Neobacillus endophyticus DNA contains the following:
- a CDS encoding peptidase inhibitor family I36 protein — protein sequence MKKIVMALLTFILVVIPISAFAATTPASVSKQMSSTQSMVQLKGVPIMINGVKYTQADPHVKNVTDFVFDDSAKSKGVIYGFTSKNNLNAYLKSAVAARNKNMQNNAIAPRAVYYNSYFYQDINYGGNSFGASSNISWVGSYWNDKISSLTAGYNHNWTVLCWDINYGGSRFWVESGINVSYVGSTWNDQASSIFFSN from the coding sequence TTGAAGAAAATTGTTATGGCATTGCTGACTTTTATTTTGGTGGTCATCCCTATTTCTGCTTTTGCTGCTACAACACCAGCCTCAGTTTCAAAACAAATGTCTTCAACACAAAGTATGGTCCAATTAAAAGGCGTGCCTATTATGATTAACGGTGTTAAATATACTCAAGCCGATCCTCATGTAAAGAACGTAACTGATTTTGTTTTCGATGACTCTGCAAAGTCAAAGGGAGTAATCTATGGATTTACAAGTAAAAACAACTTAAATGCTTATTTGAAGAGTGCTGTTGCTGCCCGTAATAAGAACATGCAAAACAATGCCATTGCACCCCGAGCTGTTTACTATAACTCGTATTTTTATCAAGATATAAACTATGGAGGAAATTCCTTCGGAGCTTCCAGTAATATTAGCTGGGTGGGATCTTATTGGAATGACAAAATCTCTTCGTTAACAGCTGGTTACAATCATAACTGGACAGTTCTATGCTGGGATATTAATTACGGAGGATCAAGATTTTGGGTAGAATCCGGCATCAATGTCAGCTATGTCGGTTCCACTTGGAATGATCAAGCGTCTTCCATCTTCTTCAGTAATTAG
- a CDS encoding pentapeptide repeat-containing protein translates to MIEPDLIIENEVLNETIDLSEVEPGTVYKNCQITSTYRSPQIKESKFEHCEFLTEELNDIEMLDCIFTNCNLANIALRHAVVYRTIFESCKLLGNDFIGSKFSNVKFIDSHLRYINFSDSNLKSVLFENSDLTSAYFQEVKMKEVHFKRSVLNEVDFSDTNLKGIDLSNADFESIILTPNLLRGLKISSTQAPVIAALLGITVRY, encoded by the coding sequence ATGATTGAACCTGATTTAATTATTGAAAATGAAGTGTTAAATGAAACCATTGATTTAAGTGAGGTTGAACCGGGAACAGTTTATAAAAACTGCCAAATTACTTCTACATATCGATCACCGCAAATAAAAGAAAGCAAATTTGAACATTGTGAATTTTTAACAGAAGAGTTAAATGACATAGAAATGCTGGATTGTATTTTTACTAATTGCAACCTAGCCAATATCGCCTTACGACATGCAGTTGTTTATCGTACCATTTTCGAAAGCTGCAAACTGCTAGGAAATGATTTTATCGGATCAAAGTTTTCAAATGTGAAATTCATCGATTCTCACTTAAGATATATCAATTTCTCTGATAGTAATCTAAAAAGTGTTTTATTTGAGAACAGTGATTTAACAAGTGCTTATTTCCAAGAAGTAAAAATGAAAGAGGTTCATTTCAAAAGAAGCGTCTTAAACGAAGTAGACTTTTCAGATACAAACCTTAAAGGAATTGATCTTTCGAATGCCGACTTTGAGAGTATAATCCTAACACCGAACCTGCTACGCGGCCTTAAAATATCTTCAACCCAGGCTCCAGTTATTGCTGCACTATTGGGCATTACGGTTCGTTATTAA
- a CDS encoding SgcJ/EcaC family oxidoreductase, producing the protein MNTSLRDEIKHLYHKLIDAWNNRDAQRMAGLFTEQGIQIGYDGSKVIGCEEIFSHLRPIFEHHPTASYITKVTEIRPFGSDAAILYAFAGMIPPGKTDINPAVNAHQTLIAVKDNNQWRIDLFQNTPAQFHGRPELVEQMTEELREIIK; encoded by the coding sequence GTGAATACTTCTTTACGTGATGAAATCAAACATCTTTATCATAAACTAATTGATGCATGGAATAATAGGGATGCTCAAAGAATGGCTGGCCTGTTTACAGAGCAGGGAATACAAATTGGATATGATGGCAGTAAGGTGATTGGCTGCGAGGAAATTTTTTCGCATTTACGCCCTATCTTTGAACACCATCCCACTGCATCCTATATTACGAAGGTTACAGAGATCCGGCCTTTTGGAAGTGATGCTGCTATTTTATATGCCTTTGCAGGGATGATTCCTCCTGGTAAAACAGATATCAATCCTGCCGTAAATGCTCATCAAACTTTGATTGCAGTTAAGGACAACAATCAATGGCGAATTGATCTTTTTCAAAATACTCCGGCTCAATTTCATGGCAGACCTGAGTTAGTTGAGCAAATGACGGAAGAGTTAAGAGAAATAATAAAGTAA